Proteins encoded by one window of Nicotiana tabacum cultivar K326 chromosome 10, ASM71507v2, whole genome shotgun sequence:
- the LOC107810646 gene encoding alpha,alpha-trehalose-phosphate synthase [UDP-forming] 1-like isoform X1, with amino-acid sequence MPGNKYNGNQTVTTTRLERLLRERELRKTSRTSHQTSDSTDSNRGNELSDHDFRQGEADNAGVSYVEQYLEGVARAYSEGWERPDGRPTRQRLLVVANRLPVSAVRRGEESWSLEISGGGLVSALLGVKEFEARWIGWAGVNVPDEAGQRALTKALAEKRCIPVFLDEEIVHQYYNGYCNNILWPLFHYLGLPQEDRLATTRSFQSQFAAYKKANQMFADVVTEHYEEGDVVWCHDYHLMFLPKCLKEYNSQMKVGWFLHTPFPSSEIHRTLPSRSELLRAVLAADLVGFHTYDYARHFVSACTRILGLEGTPEGVEDQGRLTRVAAFPIGIDSERFIRALEVHEVQEHIKELKDRFAGRKVMLGVDRLDMIKGIPQKILAFEKFLEENPYWRDKVVLLQIAVPTRTDVPEYQKLTSQVHEIVGRINGRFGTLTAVPIHHLDRSLDFHALCALYAVTDVALVTSLRDGMNLVSYEFVACQESKKGVLILSEFAGAAQSLGAGAILVNPWNITEVAASIGQALNMSAEEREKRHRHNFLHVTTHTAQEWAETFVSELNDTVIEAQQRIRKVPPRLNISDAIDRYLLSNNRLLILGFNSALTESVDTPGRRGGDQIREMELKLHPELKEPLTAICNDPKTTVVVLSGSDRNVLDDNFSEYNMWLAAENGMFLRSTNGVWMTTMPEHLNMDWVDSVKHVFEYFTERTPRSHFEQRETSLVWNYKYADVEFGRLQARDMLQHLWTGPISNASVDVVQGLRSVEVRAVGVTKGAAIDRILGEIVHSKAIATPIDYVLCIGHFLGKDEDVYTFFEPELPSDCIGIPRGKVSDALKVPGERRSAPKVPSSRTSSKSSQNRNRPVSNSEKKTSNGGGRRPSPENVSWNVLDLKKENYFSCAVGRTRTNARYLLSTPDDVVAFLKELAEASISNAPL; translated from the exons ATGCCAGGGAACAAGTACAATGGAAACCAAACGGTAACCACCACTCGATTGGAGAGGCTATTGAGAGAAAGAGAGCTAAGGAAAACTAGCAGAACTTCTCATCAAACAAGCGATTCTACTGATAGCAACAGGGGCAATGAGCTCTCTGACCATGATTTTCGCCAAGGAGAAGCTGATAATGCAGGAGTTTCATATGTCGAACAGTACCTAGAAGGAGTTGCACGAGCATATAGTGAGGGATGGGAGCGGCCCGATGGACGGCCCACCAGACAACGACTCCTGGTTGTGGCTAATAGGTTACCTGTCTCTGCAGTAAGAAGGGGTGAGGAATCCTGGTCTCTGGAGATAAGTGGTGGAGGTCTAGTTAGTGCTCTTCTTG GTGTGAAGGAGTTTGAGGCTAGATGGATTGGTTGGGCGGGTGTGAACGTGCCAGATGAGGCGGGCCAGAGGGCACTTACTAAAGCACTGGCAGAAAAG AGGTGTATCCCTGTGTTCCTGGATGAAGAAATTGTTCATCAGTATTACAACGGTTATTGCAACAACATATTGTGGCCTCTTTTTCATTATCTTGGACTTCCGCAAGAAGACCGCCTCGCGACTACCAGAAGTTTCCAGTCTCAGTTTGCTGCTTATAAGAAAGCGAATCAAATGTTTGCCGATGTCGTGACTGAACATTATGAAGAAGGTGATGTAGTCTGGTGTCATGACTACCATCTCATGTTCCTTCCTAAATGTCTCAAGGAGTACAACAGCCAAATGAAAGTTGGGTGGTTTCTACACACACCCTTTCCATCCTCAGAAATCCACAGGACATTGCCATCTAGATCGGAGCTGCTCCGAGCAGTTCTCGCGGCTGATTTGGTTGG TTTTCATACCTATGACTATGCAAGGCATTTCGTTAGTGCCTGTACTCGTATCCTTGGACTTGAAGGAACTCCCGAAGGAGTAGAAGATCAAGGTAGACTGACCCGTGTCGCTGCG TTCCCCATTGGTATAGATTCAGAGCGATTCATTCGAGCACTTGAAGTTCATGAAGTTCAGGAACATATTAAAGAGCTAAAAGATAGATTTGCTGGGAGAAAG GTGATGTTAGGAGTTGATCGCCTTGATATGATTAAAGGAATTCCCCAGAAGATCCTAGCATTTGAGAAGTTCCTTGAAGAAAACCCATACTGGCGTGATAAAGTGGTTTTGCTGCAAATTGCTGTGCCAACAAGAACAGATGTTCCTGAAT ACCAAAAACTTACTAGTCAGGTTCATGAGATTGTTGGACGCATCAATGGCCGGTTTGGAACTTTGACTGCAGTGCCTATTCATCATCTG GATCGATCTCTTGACTTTCATGCATTATGTGCACTATATGCTGTAACTG ATGTAGCGCTGGTTACCTCCTTAAGGGATGGCATGAACCTTGTCAGCTATGAATTTGTGGCCTGCCAGGAGTCGAAAAAAGGGGTCCTTATTCTCAGCGAA TTTGCAGGTGCTGCACAGTCCTTAGGTGCTGGAGCAATTCTGGTGAATCCATGGAATATCACAGAGGTCGCTGCGTCGATTGGGCAAGCTTTAAATATGTCAGCCGAAGAAAGAGAAAAACGCCACAGGCATAACTTTCTGCATGTGACTACCCATACTGCTCAAGAATGGGCTGAAACTTTTGTGAG TGAACTAAATGATACTGTTATTGAAGCTCAACAGAGGATAAGAAAAGTTCCACCCCGACTTAACATCAGTGATGCAATTGACCGCTATTTGTTGTCCAATAATCGTCTACTAATTTTG GGTTTCAATTCTGCGCTGACAGAATCGGTGGATACCCCTGGAAGAAGAGGTGGAGATCAAATTAGAGAGATGGAACTGAAATTGCATCCCGAACTGAAAGAACCATTGACTGCAATCTGCAACGACCCAAAGACAACAGTTGTTGTCCTCAGTGGAAGTGACAGAAATGTCTTAGATGAT AACTTCAGTGAGTACAACATGTGGTTAGCAGCAGAAAATGGAATGTTTTTGCGATCTACAAATGGTGTATGGATGACAACGATGCCAGAGCATCTAAATATGGATTGGGTTGATAGTGTAAAG CACGTCTTCGAGTACTTCACTGAAAGGACACCGAGATCTCACTTTGAACAACGTGAAACTTCACTTGTTTGGAATTACAAGTATGCAG ATGTTGAATTTGGAAGATTGCAAGCTAGAGACATGCTACAGCATCTCTGGACAGGCCCAATATCAAATGCATCTGTTGATGTTGTACAAGGACTCCGCTCCGTTGAGGTCCGAGCAGTTGGTGTTACAAAG GGAGCAGCAATTGATCGTATACTGGGGGAGATAGTACATAGTAAAGCCATTGCAACACCAATTGATTACGTCTTATGCATTGGGCATTTCTTGGGGAAG GATGAGGATGTATATACCTTTTTCGAGCCAGAGCTTCCTTCTGATTGCATTGGTATTCCAAGGGGTAAGGTCTCTGATGCACTGAAGGTACCAGGGGAAAGGCGATCGGCGCCAAAAGTTCCGTCTAGCCGAACTAGCTCAAAATCATCTCAGAACAGGAATAGGCCTGTATCGAACTCGGAGAAGAAAACTTCCAATGGTGGTGGACGACGGCCCTCACCTGAAAATGTGTCATGGAATGTGCTGGATCTGAAGAAGGAGAATTACTTCTCTTGTGCAGTTGGCAGGACTCGTACAAATGCTCGGTATTTGCTCAGTACGCCTGACGACGTTGTTGCTTTTCTAAAGGAATTGGCTGAAGCATCTATCTCAAATGCGCCATTATGA
- the LOC107810646 gene encoding alpha,alpha-trehalose-phosphate synthase [UDP-forming] 1-like (The RefSeq protein has 7 substitutions compared to this genomic sequence), with amino-acid sequence MPGNKYNGNQTVTTTRLERLLRERELRKTSRTSHQTSDSIDGNRGNELSDHDFRQGEADNAGVSYVEQYLEGVARAYSEGWERPDGRPTRQRLLVVANRLPVSAVRRGEESWSLEISGGGLVSALLGVKEFEARWIGWAGVNVPDEAGQRALTKALAEKRCIPVFLDEEIVHQYYNGYCNNILWPLFHYLGLPQEDRLATTRSFQSQFAAYKKANQMFADVVTEHYEEGDVVWCHDYHLMFLPKCLKEYNSQMKVGWFLHTPFPSSEIHRTLPSRSELLRAVLAADLVGFHTYDYARHFVSACTRILGLEGTPEGVEDQGRLTRVAAFPIGIDSERFIRALEVHEVQEHIKELKDRFAGRKVMLGVDRLDMIKGIPQKILAFEKFLEENPYWRDKVVLLQIAVPTRTDVPEYQKLTSQVHEIVGRINGRFGTLTAVPIHHLDRSLDFHALCALYAVTDVALVTSLRDGMNLVSYEFVACQESKKGVLILSEFAGAAQSLGAGAILVNPWNITEVAAXIGQALNMSAEEREKRHRHNFLHVTTHTAQEWAETFVSELNDTVIEAQQRIRKVPPRLNISDAIDRYLLSNNRLLILGFNSALTESVDTPGRRGGDQIREMELKLHPELKEPLTAICNDPNTTVVVLSGSDRNVLDDNFSEYNMWLAAENGMFLRSTNGVWMTTMPEHLNMDWVDSVKHVFEYFTERTPRSHFEQRETSLVWNYKYADVEFGRLQARDMLQHLWTGPISNASVDVVQGLRSVEVRAVGVTKGAAIDRILGEIVHSKAIATPIDYVLCIGHFLGKDEDVYTFFEPELPSDCIGIPRGKVSDALKVPGERRSAPKVPSSRTSSKSSQSRNRPVSSSEKKTSNGGGRRTSPENVSWNVLDLKKENYFSCAVGRTRTNARYLLSTPDDVVAFLKELAEASISNAPL; translated from the exons ATGCCAGGGAACAAGTACAATGGAAACCAAACGGTAACCACCACTCGATTGGAGAGGCTATTGAGAGAAAGAGAGCTAAGGAAAACTAGCAGAACTTCTCATCAAACAAGCGATTCTACTGATAGCAACAGGGGCAATGAGCTCTCTGACCATGATTTTCGCCAAGGAGAAGCTGATAATGCAGGAGTTTCATATGTCGAACAGTACCTAGAAGGAGTTGCACGAGCATATAGTGAGGGATGGGAGCGGCCCGATGGACGGCCCACCAGACAACGACTCCTGGTTGTGGCTAATAGGTTACCTGTCTCTGCAGTAAGAAGGGGTGAGGAATCCTGGTCTCTGGAGATAAGTGGTGGAGGTCTAGTTAGTGCTCTTCTTG GTGTGAAGGAGTTTGAGGCTAGATGGATTGGTTGGGCGGGTGTGAACGTGCCAGATGAGGCGGGCCAGAGGGCACTTACTAAAGCACTGGCAGAAAAG AGGTGTATCCCTGTGTTCCTGGATGAAGAAATTGTTCATCAGTATTACAACGGTTATTGCAACAACATATTGTGGCCTCTTTTTCATTATCTTGGACTTCCGCAAGAAGACCGCCTCGCGACTACCAGAAGTTTCCAGTCTCAGTTTGCTGCTTATAAGAAAGCGAATCAAATGTTTGCCGATGTCGTGACTGAACATTATGAAGAAGGTGATGTAGTCTGGTGTCATGACTACCATCTCATGTTCCTTCCTAAATGTCTCAAGGAGTACAACAGCCAAATGAAAGTTGGGTGGTTTCTACACACACCCTTTCCATCCTCAGAAATCCACAGGACATTGCCATCTAGATCGGAGCTGCTCCGAGCAGTTCTCGCGGCTGATTTGGTTGG TTTTCATACCTATGACTATGCAAGGCATTTCGTTAGTGCCTGTACTCGTATCCTTGGACTTGAAGGAACTCCCGAAGGAGTAGAAGATCAAGGTAGACTGACCCGTGTCGCTGCG TTCCCCATTGGTATAGATTCAGAGCGATTCATTCGAGCACTTGAAGTTCATGAAGTTCAGGAACATATTAAAGAGCTAAAAGATAGATTTGCTGGGAGAAAG GTGATGTTAGGAGTTGATCGCCTTGATATGATTAAAGGAATTCCCCAGAAGATCCTAGCATTTGAGAAGTTCCTTGAAGAAAACCCATACTGGCGTGATAAAGTGGTTTTGCTGCAAATTGCTGTGCCAACAAGAACAGATGTTCCTGAAT ACCAAAAACTTACTAGTCAGGTTCATGAGATTGTTGGACGCATCAATGGCCGGTTTGGAACTTTGACTGCAGTGCCTATTCATCATCTG GATCGATCTCTTGACTTTCATGCATTATGTGCACTATATGCTGTAACTG ATGTAGCGCTGGTTACCTCCTTAAGGGATGGCATGAACCTTGTCAGCTATGAATTTGTGGCCTGCCAGGAGTCGAAAAAAGGGGTCCTTATTCTCAGCGAA TTTGCAGGTGCTGCACAGTCCTTAGGTGCTGGAGCAATTCTGGTGAATCCATGGAATATCACAGAGGTCGCTGCGTCGATTGGGCAAGCTTTAAATATGTCAGCCGAAGAAAGAGAAAAACGCCACAGGCATAACTTTCTGCATGTGACTACCCATACTGCTCAAGAATGGGCTGAAACTTTTGTGAG TGAACTAAATGATACTGTTATTGAAGCTCAACAGAGGATAAGAAAAGTTCCACCCCGACTTAACATCAGTGATGCAATTGACCGCTATTTGTTGTCCAATAATCGTCTACTAATTTTG GGTTTCAATTCTGCGCTGACAGAATCGGTGGATACCCCTGGAAGAAGAGGTGGAGATCAAATTAGAGAGATGGAACTGAAATTGCATCCCGAACTGAAAGAACCATTGACTGCAATCTGCAACGACCCAAAGACAACAGTTGTTGTCCTCAGTGGAAGTGACAGAAATGTCTTAGATGAT AACTTCAGTGAGTACAACATGTGGTTAGCAGCAGAAAATGGAATGTTTTTGCGATCTACAAATGGTGTATGGATGACAACGATGCCAGAGCATCTAAATATGGATTGGGTTGATAGTGTAAAG CACGTCTTCGAGTACTTCACTGAAAGGACACCGAGATCTCACTTTGAACAACGTGAAACTTCACTTGTTTGGAATTACAAGTATGCAG ATGTTGAATTTGGAAGATTGCAAGCTAGAGACATGCTACAGCATCTCTGGACAGGCCCAATATCAAATGCATCTGTTGATGTTGTACAAGGACTCCGCTCCGTTGAGGTCCGAGCAGTTGGTGTTACAAAG GGAGCAGCAATTGATCGTATACTGGGGGAGATAGTACATAGTAAAGCCATTGCAACACCAATTGATTACGTCTTATGCATTGGGCATTTCTTGGGGAAG GATGAGGATGTATATACCTTTTTCGAGCCAGAGCTTCCTTCTGATTGCATTGGTATTCCAAGGGGTAAGGTCTCTGATGCACTGAAGGTACCAGGGGAAAGGCGATCGGCGCCAAAAGTTCCGTCTAGCCGAACTAGCTCAAAATCATCTCAGAACAGGAATAGGCCTGTATCGAACTCGGAGAAGAAAACTTCCAATGGTGGTGGACGACGGCCCTCACCTGAAAATGTGTCATGGAATGTGCTGGATCTGAAGAAGGAGAATTACTTCTCTTGTGCAGTTGGCAGGACTCGTACAAATGCTCGGTATTTGCTCAGTACGCCTGACGACGTTGTTGCTTTTCTAAAGGAATTGGCTGAAGCATCTATCTCAAATGCGCCATTATGA
- the LOC107810647 gene encoding trifunctional UDP-glucose 4,6-dehydratase/UDP-4-keto-6-deoxy-D-glucose 3,5-epimerase/UDP-4-keto-L-rhamnose-reductase RHM1: protein MSTYTPKNILITGAAGFIASHVANRLVRSYPDYKIVVLDKLDYCSNLKNLNPSRSSPNFKFVKGDIGSADLVNYLLITESIDTIMHFAAQTHVDNSFGNSFEFTKNNIYGTHVLLEACKVTGQIRRFIHVSTDEVYGETDEDAVVGNHEASQLLPTNPYSATKAGAEMLVMAYGRSYGLPVITTRGNNVYGPNQFPEKLIPKFINLAMRGKPLPIHGDGSNVRSYLYCEDVAEAFEVVLHRGEVGHVYNIGTKKERRVIDVAKDLCKLFDKDPDASIQFVENRPFNDQRYFLDDQKLKNLGWSERTTWEEGLKKTMDWYISNPDWWGDVSGALLPHPRMLMMPGGVERGAEKDDSGSSECSGNPNQTRMVVPASKIGNPPNKSPYKFLIYGRTGWIGGLLGKLCEKQGIPYEYGRGRLQDRSQLLADIHAVKPTHVFNAAGVTGRPNVDWCESHKTETIRTNVAGTLNLADVCKEHGLLMMNFATGCIFEYDAAHPEGSGIGFKEEDTPNFAGSFYSKTKAMVEELLKEYENVCTLRVRMPISSDLSNPRNFITKISRYNKVVNIPNSMTILDELLPISIEMAKRNLKGIWNFTNPGVVSHNEILEMYKKYINPDFTWANFTLEEQAKVIVAARSNNEMDASKLKKEFPELLPIKESLVKYVFEPNRKTAA from the exons ATGTCGACGTACACTCCTAAGAATATACTCATTACTGGGGCTGCAGGGTTTATTGCATCTCATGTTGCCAACCGCCTTGTTCGGAGTTACCCCGACTACAAAATCGTTGTGCTTGACAAGCTTGATTATTGTTCCAACCTGAAAAACCTTAATCCATCTCGATCCTCCCCTAATTTCAAGTTTGTTAAGGGAGACATTGGCAGCGCTGATCTTGTTAACTATCTTCTCATCACTGAGTCCATTGACACTATAATGCACTTTGCTGCTCAGACCCATGTTGACAACTCCTTTGGTAATAGCTTTGAGTTCACCAAGAACAACATTTATGGTACACACGTGCTATTAGAGGCTTGCAAAGTTACTGGTCAGATCAGAAGGTTTATCCATGTCAGCACGGATGAGGTTTACGGGGAGACCGATGAGGATGCTGTTGTGGGAAACCATGAAGCCTCACAACTCCTTCCTACGAACCCATATTCAGCCACTAAAGCTGGGGCTGAAATGCTTGTTATGGCATATGGGAGATCATACGGATTGCCTGTTATAACCACTAGAGGGAATAATGTGTATGGTCCCAATCAATTTCCTGAGAAGTTAATCCCAAAGTTTATAAATCTAGCCATGAGGGGGAAGCCTCTTCCTATTCACGGAGATGGTTCAAATGTTAGAAGTTATTTGTACTGTGAGGATGTTGCTGAGGCTTTCGAGGTCGTTCTTCACCGAGGAGAGGTTGGTCATGTTTATAACATTGGAACTAAGAAAGAGAGGAGGGTGATTGATGTTGCCAAAGATCTATGCAAGCTTTTTGACAAGGATCCTGACGCAAGCATTCAGTTTGTGGAGAACAGGCCCTTCAATGACCAGAGGTATTTTCTCGATGATCAGAAGTTGAAGAACTTGGGTTGGTCAGAGAGGACCACATGGGAAGAGGGTCTGAAAAAAACCATGGACTGGTATATCAGTAATCCTGATTGGTGGGGAGATGTCTCTGGAGCATTGCTTCCCCATCCTAGAATGCTGATGATGCCTGGTGGGGTAGAGAGAGGAGCTGAAAAAGATGATTCGGGATCATCTGAGTGCTCTGGAAACCCCAACCAGACCCGGATGGTAGTTCCAGCTTCCAAGATCGGCAACCCCCCTAATAAATCACCTTATAAGTTTTTGATTTATGGTAGGACTGGTTGGATTGGTGGTCTGCTAGGAAAGCTATGTGAGAAACAGGGAATTCCTTATGAGTATGGAAGGGGACGTCTGCAGGATCGGTCACAACTTTTGGCAGACATTCACGCTGTCAAGCCCACACATGTATTCAATGCTGCTGGTGTCACCGGTAGACCTAACGTTGATTGGTGTGAAAGTCATAAAACTGAAACAATTCGTACAAATGTTGCTGGAACTCTAAACTTGGCTGATGTTTGTAAAGAGCATGGTTTACTGATGATGAATTTTGCAACTGGTTGCATATTTGAATATGATGCTGCACACCCAGAAGGTTCTGGTATTGGATTCAAAGAGGAAGACACGCCCAATTTCGCTGGTTCTTTCTATTCAAAGACCAAGGCTATG GTTGAAGAGTTGCTGAAAGAATACGAGAATGTTTGCACCCTCAGAGTCCGGATGCCAATATCTTCAGACCTCAGCAACCCCCGGAATTTCATTACCAAGATTAGTCGCTACAATAAGGTGGTTAATATTCCCAACAGCATGACAATTTTGGATGAGCTTCTTCCAATTTCAATTGAGATGGCAAAACGTAATCTCAAGGGCATATGGAACTTCACAAACCCCGGTGTTGTGAGCCATAATGAGATTTTGGAGATGTACAAGAAATATATAAACCCAGACTTTACATGGGCCAATTTCACATTGGAAGAACAGGCTAAGGTAATTGTTGCAGCTCGCAGTAACAATGAGATGGATGCttcaaagttgaaaaaggagTTCCCTGAGTTGCTGCCAATCAAGGAATCATTGGTCAAATATGTGTTTGAACCAAACAGAAAAACTGCTGCATAA